In the Saccharococcus thermophilus genome, ATATCTAATTCTTTTTGGATGCGGTTCAAAATGTCCAGTCCGCGGCGACCACGGTTGCGTTTCAACACATCTGAAGAGTCGGCAATATGCTGTAATTCTTCCAGCACAAAGCGCGGAATGACAATCGGTCCTTCTAAAAAACCGGTTTGGCAAATGTCTGCAATCCGACCATCAATAATGACGCTTGTATCTAAAATTTTAACCGAACCACCCCTTGGCGGCTCCGCTTCTCCTTCTCCGCTTTTTTTCTTCGCCATTCGATTAGAAAGCGAAAATAAGTTCATTAATTCATGCCGTTTGTTAAAACCAACGCGGAACCCTAAATAACCGAGCAAAATCGTTAAAAAGATTGGCAGCACCGTATTGACGACTTGAATGTGAAACGATTGCAGCGGCATGACAACTAAAAATGCGATAATAAGACCAAAAATAAGCCCTAAACTACCAAACAGCAAATCGGCAACAGGCGCTTTGACGAGCGTTTCTTCGACCCAGCGGATCATATCGACAACATAATCGACTAGCCAAAATGTCATCATAAAGAAAATAATTGCCCCTAATATTGCTAATGTATAGGAATTATTTAAAAGCGGAGCATCTTTTATATGCATAAGCCGCAATAAATCAGGCAAAAAAACCGCACCTAATGTTCCTCCGACAACAAGAAAAAATAACTGTACGATCCGTTTTACCATGTGTGAACTTCACCTCCCTATTACCATTATAAACAGTTTCCAATGTTTGAAACCAATGATAGCATAGTTTTTAATGTTTTTTAAAACATTTGACATAGGCTTGTAACGATTTTACTGCAACGTATACTCCAACGCTTCCGAAACATGGGATACCCCGATGACTGTAATATGTTTCGGAGGATTCCAGCCCATTAAATTATTTTTTGGAATAATAATACGGGAAAATCCTAATTTGACTGCCTCTTGCACGCGCTGCTCAATGCGGGACACTCGTCGCACTTCTCCGGTCAAACCGACCTCGCCGATAATTACATCAGACGGATTTGTCGGCTGGTCGCGAAAGCTGGAGGCAATGCTGACAGCAATCGCCAAATCGATCGCTGGTTCATCGAGTTTCACGCCCCCCGCTACTTTCAAGTAAGCGTCCTGATTTTGTAAAAGAAGACCGACCCTTTTTTCCAATACGGCCATTAATAAAGAAACACGGTTATGATCGATTCCTGTCGCCATCCGCCGTGGATTGCCAAAGCTCGTTGGAGATACTAACGCTTGAATTTCGACTAATACAGGGCGAGTTCCTTCCATCGCCGCGACAACGGTTGAACCTGCTGCACCGCGGGAACGTTCTTCTAAAAACACTTCCGAAGGGTTTTCAACTTCGGCAAGCCCTACATCCCTCATTTCGAAAATGCCGATTTCGTTCGTCGAGCCGAAACGGTTTTTCACCGCCCGCAAAATCCGATACGTATGGTGACGTTCTCCTTCGAAATAAAGAACGGTATCAACCATATGTTCTAAAATTCTTGGACCGGCAATGGCCCCCTCTTTCGTCACATGTCCGACGATAAAAATGGCAATTCCTTTCGTTTTCGCGATTTTCATTAATTCTGCCGTGCATTCACGCACCTGTGCCACGCTTCCCGGAGCGGATGTAATATCGGCGCGATACACCGTTTGAATGGAATCAATGATTACACACGCAGGATGAATATGGTCTATTGCTTCTACAATATATTCCAAATCTGCCTCCGCTAACACATATAATTGATCAGAGGCGACATGGAGACGGTCGGCGCGAAGCTTCATTTGCTTAATCGATTCTTCGCCGGAAATATATAATACTTTATGTTGCATCGCAGCAAGCTGCGCAGAAACCTGTAAAAGAAGTGTGGATTTTCCAATACCAGGATCCCCGCCAATTAACACGAGCGACCCTTTCACAATCCCTCCGCCTAACACACGGTTAAATTCCGACATATTCGTTTGCATACGCGGTTCCTGTGTGGTCGTTACCGTAGTAATCGGCACAGGTTTAGCCAAGGCGTCAGGCGCAGAATGGACAAACACGCCTCTTGTTGATGGCTTTACCCGCTCGATTTCCTCGACCATGGAATTCCAAGTATTGCATCCCGGGCATCTCCCAAGCCATTTTGCTGATTCGTAACCGCATTCTTGACAAACGAATTTTGTTTTCTTTTTCCCCATCGAAAAAACCCTCTCTTTTTCACATTGAAACAAAAAGGTATGGGCAATGGAGCTGCCGCATACCTTTCGTAAAAACTCAGATTACATTACCGCTTGTTCTGATAATACAACAAATTCCCCGTCTTTGACATCAACAACGACTTTTTGCCCTTTTGCAATCGTTCCTTTTAACAGCTCTTCTGACAAACGGTCTTCGATATGTTTTTGTAGCGCGCGGCGCAATGGCCGAGCACCATACTCTGGGTCATATCCTTCCGCAGCAATTTTTTCAATCGCCGCATCCGTCAGCTCTAAATCAATATCTTGCTCTTTTAAGCGTTTTACTAATGTTTCCGCCATCAGTTTGACAATTTGTTTTAAATGTTGTTTTTCAAGCGAATGGAAGACGATAATTTCATCAATACGGTTTAAAAACTCCGGACGGAACGCTCTCTTTAACTCGTCCATGACTTTTCCTTTCATGTCTTTGTATTTCTGATCTTCATCTTGGACGTTAAAGCCGACGTATTTGTTTCGTTTTAGCGCGTCCGCGCCGACGTTTGACGTCATAATGATAATCGTATTGCGGAAATCCACCGTTCTTCCTTTCGAATCGGTTAAACGACCATCTTCTAACACTTGAAGCAAAATGTTAAAGACGTCCGGATGGGCTTTTTCCATTTCGTCTAGAAGCACGACAGAATATGGCTTGCGGCGCACTTTTTCTGTCAGCTGACCTCCTTCTTCATATCCAACATAACCAGGAGGCGATCCGATTAAACGGGATGTCGAGTGTTTCTCCATGTATTCCGACATATCGATGCGGATAAGGGCGTCTTCGTCGCCGAACATTGCTTCGGCAAGTGCCCTTGCCAGCTCCGTTTTTCCGACCCCTGTCGGTCCGAGGAAAACAAATGAACCAATCGGGCGTTTCGGATCTTTTAATCCAGCGCGCGCACGGCGCACCGCTTTCGCTACGGCTTTGACGGCCTCGTCTTGCCCAACGACACGCGAATGTAAAATTTCTTCTAGTTTCAGCAAACGTTCGGTTTCGGTTTGCGCCAATTTTGCAACTGGAATTCCTGTCCAGCTTGATACGACCATGGCAATGTCTTCAACCGTTACCTCTGAATTTTCCTGACCTTGTTTTTCTTTCCATGCCCGTTTTGTCTCTTCTAGTTCTTCACGCAGCCGTTGTTCCATATCACGCAAGGAAGCCGCTTTTTCAAATTCTTGGCTTTGTACTGCCGCATCTTTTTCTTTGCGCACTTCTTCCAGTTTTTGTTCCAGCTCTTTCAATTTTGGCGGTGCGGTAAAGGAACGAAGACGGACTTTCGAGCAAGCCTCATCAATTAAGTCAATCGCTTTATCCGGGAGGAAACGATCCGTAATATACCGGTCGGATAATTTGACAGCTTGAACGATCGCTTCATCGGAAATAGAAACGCGGTGATGGGCTTCATAACGGTCACGCAACCCTTTTAAAATTTGAATCGATTCTTCCACCGTCGGCTCATCAACATAAATTGGCTGGAAGCGACGCTCTAGTGCTGCGTCCTTTTCGATATATTTACGGTACTCATCCAACGTTGTCGCACCAATACATTGTAACTCGCCACGGGCAAGCGCCGGTTTTAAAATGTTCGAGGCGTCAATCGCACCTTCCGCCCCTCCGGCACCAATCAAGGTGTGAAGCTCGTCGATGAAAAGAATGATATTGCCGGCCTGACGAATTTCATCCATCACTTTTTTCAAACGATCTTCAAATTCGCCCCGATATTTCGTTCCGGCCACAACCGTCCCCATATCCAGCGTCATCACCCGCTTATCGCGGAGCGTTTCCGGCACTTCATTATTAACAATTTGCTGCGCAAGCCCTTCAGCAATCGCCGTTTTCCCAACGCCAGGCTCCCCGATTAGCACCGGATTATTTTTTGTGCGCCGGCTCAACACTTCAATTACGCGCTGAATTTCTTTGCTTCTGCCAATGACAGGGTCCAACCGTCCTTCGCGGGCAATCGCCGTTAAATCACGCGCTAAACTATCTAAAGTCGGTGTACTTACGTGGGAAGCACCGCCGGAATGACTCGAAACCGATTCGCTGCTTCCAAGCAGCTGCAATACTTGCTGGCGCGCTTTATTCAGGCTGACTCCCAAGTTGTTAAGTACACGGGCCGCAACCCCTTCGCCTTCGCGAATAAGGCCAAGTAAAATATGTTCCGTGCCCACATAGGAATGACCAAGTTTTCTCGCTTCATCCATTGACAATTCAATCACTTTTTTCGCCCGCGGTGTATAGTGAATCGTATGGGAAACTTCTTGTCCGCGGCCAATCAATGATTCCACTTCTTTTTGAATTTTCTCCGGGCCAAGGCCCAACGCCATCAATGCTTTCGCTGCGATTCCTTCCCCTTCGCGGATGAGACCCAATAAGATATGCTCCGTGCCAATGTTATTATGGCCAAGGCGGATCGCTTCTTCTTGGGCTAATGCTAATACTTTTTGCGCCCGTTCTGTAAATCTGCCAAACATCATTATTCATCACCCTCCATGTTTTTTCTCTTCCATTTTTAGGCGTTCCCGTATCAACGCAGCCCGCCGGACGTCTCTCTCCTCCGGTCTTAATACGCCGCCAGCATACTGTTGCAAAAATCCAGGCTGTGTCAAAATCATTAACTCATTTAAAATATTGCGTGAAATATTTTTAATATATCCTAAATCAATCCCTAAGCGCACGTCGGACAAACATTGTGCTGCTTCTTTCGATTCAATCATCCGGCAGTTGGCCAATATTCCATACGAACGGAATACTCTGTCTTCTAATTGTATGTTTAAAGTTTTGACTAATGCCTCCCTTGCCATTCTTTCTTGAGCGATTAATTGTTGAACGATGCTTTTTAAATCTTCGACAATATCTTCTTCTGATTTTCCTAATGTAATTTGGTTTGATATTTGAAATATATTTCCTAAAGCTTCGCTCCCTTCTCCATATGTCCCTCGTACTACCAATCCTAATTGATTAATAGCCGGAATAATACGATTCATTTGCTGTGTTAAAACGAGCGCCGGAAGATGCATCATCACAGAAGCGCGCATCCCTGTTCCAACGTTAGTTGGACAGCTTGTTAAATAGCCGAGTTTTTCATCAAACGCATAATTCACATGTTCTTCAATCCAATCGTCCAGTTCGTTCGCTGCTTCCAATGCTTCCGTTAATTGCAATCCTGGGAATAAGCATTGAATGCGAATATGGTCTTCTTCGTTAATCATAATGCTTACTTCTTCATTTTCGGAAAGCAGACAGGCCCCGAATGGAGAATCTTCCGCCAAAAGCGGGCTAATTAAGTGCTTTTCTACCAATACCCTTTTTTCGATCGGCTGAAGCTCGGACATTTTCAGCAGTTCAAAACGGCCGACTGGATGGTAAGAACGATAGGCAAATGTTTGTTCAAACAAGGAAACGATTTGCTGTGCCTCTTCGCTGCTAAACACGGTTGGAAAGCGGAAATCAACAAGGTTTCTTGCCAAGCGGATGCGGCTGCTTAATACGATGTCAGAATCAGGACCTTCCTGGCTCATCCAAGAACTAACGGCTGTATTAAAAAACTTTTCAAATGACATACAGCTACATTTCCTCCTCTCCGCGTTGACGCAGCTGATATTCCAAGGAGCGAATTTGGTCGCGGACTTCTGCCGCTTTTTCAAACTCTTCTCTCGCTACAAGTTCCTGTAGCTTTTGTTTTAGAATGGAGAGTTGTTTGCGCAGGTGAAGTACTCCACCTTTTCGTTTCGGTATTTTTCCGTAATGGGTCGAATTTCCGCTATGAAGCCTTTTTAATATTGGGGGCAAATATCGCGCAAATGTCCGATAACAATCGGAGCAACCAAAACGCCCGATTTGGGTGAATTGATGATAGGTCATTTTACATGTTTCACACTGTAAAATATCTGAGTTTGGGAACGTATTGGCGGTCATTTCCTTCATCGGCGTTTGGAAATTAAGCAATCCGGCCAATAAATTGTTTAACGAAAAGTCATCGTTTTCGTAAAACATAAACATATCTCCATGCTCTTTCGCGCATTGTTCACAAAGATGAAATTCGGTTTTTTCGCCGTTAATAATCTTTGTAAAATGCATCGTCGCCGGTCTTTGTTTACACTCTTGGCATATCAACATGGTCCCCTCCACTATTTGTATTTCAGCGATGTCAGCATCGCTTTGAGCATGCGAGCCCGCAATTCATCGCGCTGCGGCAAATCAATATATAAAACAGAGCGATCCATCACGCTTAACATGATCTTTGCTTCCCGCTTAGAAATGACTTTTTCCTCGATAAGGCGCTCAATAATGTCTTCCGCATTGGATTGGCTGAGACGATGTCCGACTAATTCGAGCAATTGATCAATTAATTGCGCCTCGCTTTTGGCTTTCACTTTCATAATGCGGATATAGCCGCCGCCTCCGCGTTTGCTCTCGACAATATACCCTCTCTCGAGTGTAAACCTGGTATTGATCACGTAATTAATTTGTGACGGAACGCACTGAAATTTACTGGCAATTTCACTACGTTTAATCTCGACAATGTCTTTGTCACTCATATTTAATACTTGTTTTAGATATTGCTCGATAATGTCTGAAATGTTTGGCACTCTACCTCCTCCTTAACAATCAAAGTTGACTTTGACTATATTTGACCTTAATTCTACTATATAGTGTATTACAAAAAAATGCAAGAGTTGCCGATAAAAATGACTGGTCATTAGGATATCCTTTTTTTAGTCATAGGATATCCTTTTTTGCGAAAAATGAAACATCAACATTATTTTTAAGGTCAAGGAAAAGAAGAATAAACAAAAGTAAGGCAAAAAAAGAAGCATGCCCTTCATAAGAAAGACATGCTTCTTCACCCTGCCTAGCGACGACCTACTCTTGCAGGGGCGCTGGCCCCAACTACCATCGGCGCTGGAGAGCTTAACTTCCGTGTTCGGGATGGGAACGGGTGTTTCCTCTCCGCTATAGTCACTAGGCAAGTATTTCAATTGGACATGTATTATTATATCCATCTAATCGATGTTGTCAAGAAGGAGTTCATTCCTTCAAAACTAGATAACCGTCTGTTTGGAAGAAGCCGGGCGCCTTTGCTGTCTAGCTCCGGACGCCATCGGCTCGCGACGCTTCGGTCCCGTTGCGGCGGCAACAGCCTCCTCACGGGCCCTCCAGCGCGTGTCGCCGATAGGCGGGCGTCCTCCGCTTTTCGTGGTGTCTAGCTCCGGCTCCTAGCCCCTTGGGTCGCTTCAGACCTGCTGTGGCGGCGACAGCCTCCTCGCAGGTCTTCCAGCGCCCATCGGGGCTAAGCAGTCGCCTCCGCTTTTCGTGCGCTTTTCTTGGTTAAGTCCTCGATCGATTAGTATCCGTCAGCTGCACGTGTCGCCACGCTTCCACCTCGGACCTATCGACCTCGTCATCTTCGAGGGATCTTACTCGCTTGACGCGATGGGAAATCTCATCTTGAGGGGGGCTTCACGCTTAGATGCTTTCAGCGCTTATCCCTTCCGCACATAGCTACCCAGCGGTGCCCCTGGCGGGACAACTGGTACACCAGCGGTGCGTCCATCCCGGTCCTCTCGTACTAAGGACAGCTCCTCTCAAATTTCCTGCGCCCGCGACGGATAGGGACCGAACTGTCTCACGACGTTCTGAACCCAGCTCGCGTACCGCTTTAATGGGCGAACAGCCCAACCCTTGGGACCGACTACAGCCCCAGGATGCGATGAGCCGACATCGAGGTGCCAAACCTCCCCGTCGATGTGGACTCTTGGGGGAGATCAGCCTGTTATCCCCGGGGTAGCTTTTATCCGTTGAGCGATGGCCCTTCCATACGGAACCACCGGATCACTAAGCCCGACTTTCGTCCCTGCTCGACCTGTCCGTCTCGCAGTCAAGCTCCCTTGTGCCTTTGCACTCTACGAATGATTTCCAACCATTCTGAGGGAACCTTTGGGCGCCTCCGTTACCTTTTGGGAGGCGACCGCCCCAGTCAAACTGCCCACCTGACACTGTCTCCCACCCCGATCAGGGGTGCGGGTTAGAATTTCAATACCGCCAGGGTGGTATCCCACCGGCGCCTCCACCGAAGCTGGCGCTCCGGCTTCCCAGGCTCCCACCTATCCTGTACAAGCGATACCAAAATTCCATATCAGGCTGCAGTAAAGCTCCACGGGGTCTTTCCGTCCTGTCGCGGGTAACCTGCATCTTCACAGGTAGTATAATTTCACCGGGTCTCTCGTTGAGACAGTGCCCAAGTCGTTACACCTTTCGTGCGGGTCGGAACTTACCCGACAAGGAATTTCGCTACCTTAGGACCGTTATAGTTACGGCCGCCGTTTACTGGGGCTTCGGTTCGCACCTTCGCTTGCGCTAAGCGCTCCCCTTAACCTTCCAGCACCGGGCAGGTGTCAGCCCCTATACTTCGCCTTTCGGCTTCGCAGAGACCTGTGTTTTTGATAAACAGTCGCTTGGGCCTTTTCACTGCGGCTCCCTCGGGCTATTCACCCAAGAGAGCACCCCTTCTCCCGAAGTTACGGGGTCATTTTGCCGAGTTCCTTAACGAGAGTTCTCCCGCGCACCTTAGGATTCTCTCCTCGCCTACCTGTGTCGGTTTGCGGTACGGGCACCTCTCACCTCGCTAGAGGCTTTTCTTGGCAGTGTAGGATCGGGGACTTCGGGACCGATGGTCCCTTCGCCATCACGGCTCCGCCTTTGCGCCAGACGGATTTGCCTATCTGGCAGCCTAACCGCTTGGACAGGCTATTCCAGCAGCCTGCTCGCCCTACCTTCCTGCGTCCCCCCATCGCTCAAACGGTGAGGAGGTGGTACAGGAATCTCTACCTGTTGCCCATCACCTACGCCTTTCGGCCTCGGCTTAGGTCCCGACTAACCCTGAGCGGACGAACCTTCCTCAGGAACCCTTAGGCTTTCGGTGCAGAGGATTCTCACCTCTGTTTTCGCTACTCATACCGGCATTCTCACTTCTAAGCGCTCCACGAGTCCTTCCGGTCTCGCTTCGACGCCCTTAGAACGCTCCCCTACCGATGACCGAAGGTCATCCCACAGCTTCGGTGGCACGTTTAGCCCCGGTACATTTTCGGCGCAGAGTCACTCGACCAGTGAGCTATTACGCACTCTTTAAATGATGGCTGCTTCTAAGCCAACATCCTGGTTGTCTGGGCAACTCCACATCCTTTTCCACTTAACGTGCACTTAGGGACCTTAGCTGGTGATCTGGGCTGTTTCCCTCTCGACCACGGATCTTATCACTCGTAGTCTGACTCCCAAGGATAAGTCATTGGCATTCGGAGTTTGACTGAGTTCGGTAACCCGATGAGGGCCCCTAGCTCAATCAGTGCTCTACCTCCAAGACTCTTCCCTTGAGGCTAGCCCTAAAGCTATTTCGGGGAGAACCAGCTATCTCCAAGTTCGATTGGCATTTCACCCCTACCCACACCTCATCCCCGCACTTTTCAACGTGCGTGGGTTCGGGCCTCCAGTAGGTGTTACCCTACCTTCACCCTGGACATGGGTAGATCACCTGGTTTCGGGTCTACGACGACGTACTGAACGCCCTATTCAGACTCGCTTTCGCTGCGGCTCCGTCTCTTCGACTTAACCTCGCACGTCATCGTAACTCGCCGGTTCATTCTACAAAAGGCACGCCATCACCCATCAACGGGCTCTGACTACTTGTAGGCACACGGTTTCAGGTTCTCTTTCACTCCCCTTCCGGGGTGCTTTTCACCTTTCCCTCACGGTACTGGTTCACTATCGGTCACTAGGGAGTATTTAGCCTTGGGAGATGGTCCTCCCAGCTTCCGACGGGATTCCCCGTGTCCCGCCGTACTCAGGAGCCACTCGGGAGGGAACGAAGTTTCGACTACAGGGCTGTCACCTTCTCTGGCGGGCCTTTCCAGACCGCTTCGTCTACCCCGTTCCTTTGTCACTCCCATATGAGTGGTCCTACAACCCCAAGAGGCAAGCCTCTTGGTTTGGGCTGTTCCCGTTTCGCTCGCCGCTACTCAGGGAATCGCTTTTGCTTTCTTCTCCTCCGGGTACTAAGATGTTTCAGTTCCCCGGGTGTGCCCTCCATACCCTATGGATTCAGGTATGGATACTGTCCCATTACGGACAGTGGGTTCCCCCATTCGGACATCTCCGGATCAACGCTTGCTTACAGCTCCCCGAAGCGTTTCGGCGTTTGCCCCGTCCTTCATCGGCTCCTAGTGCCAAGGCATCCACCGTGCGCCCTTTCTAACTTAACCAATAGCGCTTCTCGGCTTCTTCCTTTGTCTAGCTTCGGCGCCTAACCGCGGCGCCTCCGCTTTTCTTTTCGGTTATCTAGTTTTCAAGGAACGAAGCTACTTCATTGCATTCGCTTCTTTGCAGCTTTGCGTCGAGGAATCCAGCTTCTCTGAATTCACTAGAAGACGCAGACGCAAAACGGATTAATTGAAGAGAACATAAATATGTTCCCTCAAAACCGAACAAAACGTAAGCGTCCCTCTTATTTCACACACATATCATCCTTAGAAAGGAGGTGATCCAGCCGCACCTTCCGGTACGGCTACCTTGTTACGACTTCACCCCAATCACTTGCCCCACCTTCGGCGGCTGGCTCCCGAAAGGGTTACCTCACCGACTTCGGGTGTTGCAAGCTCTCGTGGTGTGACGGGCGGTGTGTACAAGGCCCGGGAACGTATTCACCGCGGCATGCTGATCCGCGATTACTAGCGATTCCGGCTTCATGCAGGCGAGTTGCAGCCTGCAATCCGAACTGAGAGCGGCTTTTTGGGATTGGCTCCCCCTCGCGGGTTCGCAGCCCTTTGTACCGCCCATTGTAGCACGTGTGTAGCCCAGGTCATAAGGGGCATGATGATTTGACGTCATCCCCACCTTCCTCCGGTTTGTCACCGGCAGTCACCTTAGAGTGCCCAACTGAATGCTGGCAACTAAGGTCGAGGGTTGCGCTCGTTGCGGGACTTAACCCAACATCTCACGACACGAGCTGACGACAACCATGCACCACCTGTCACCCTGTCCCCCCGAAGGGGGAACGCCCTATCTCTAGGGTTGTCAGGGGATGTCAAGACCTGGTAAGGTTCTTCGCGTTGCTTCGAATTAAACCACATGCTCCACCGCTTGTGCGGGCCCCCGTCAATTCCTTTGAGTTTCAGCCTTGCGGCCGTACTCCCCAGGCGGAGTGCTTAACGCGTTAGCTGCAGCACTAAAGGGTTTGACCCCTCTAACACTTAGCACTCATCGTTTACGGCGTGGACTACCAGGGTATCTAATCCTGTTTGCTCCCCACGCTTTCGCGCCTCAGCGTCAGTTACAGACCAGAGAGCCGCCTTCGCCACTGGTGTTCCTCCACATCTCTACGCATTTCACCGCTACACGTGGAATTCCGCTCTCCTCTTCTGCACTCAAGTCCCCCAGTTTCCAATGACCCTCCACGGTTGAGCCGTGGGCTTTCACATCAGACTTAAGGGACCGCCTGCGCGCGCTTTACGCCCAATAATTCCGGACAACGCTCGCCCCCTACGTATTACCGCGGCTGCTGGCACGTAGTTAGCCGGGGCTTTCTCGTTAGGTACCGTCACCGTACCGCCCTATTCGAACGGTACTTCTTCTTCCCTAACAACAGAGCTTTACGATCCGAAGACCTTCTTCGCTCACGCGGCGTCGCTCCGTCAGACTTTCGTCCATTGCGGAAGATTCCCTACTGCTGCCTCCCGTAGGAGTCTGGGCCGTGTCTCAGTCCCAGTGTGGCCGGTCACCCTCTCAGGCCGGCTACGCATCGTCGCCTTGGTGAGCCGTTACCTCACCAACTAGCTAATGCGCCGCGGGCCCATCCGTAAGTGACAGCCGAAGCCGTCTTTCAACCGAAGACCATGCGGTCTTCGGTGTTATCCGGTATTAGCTCCGGTTTCCCGGAGTTATCCCGGTCTTACGGGTAGGTTGCCCACGTGTTACTCACCCGTCCGCCGCTAACCGAACAAGAGCAAGCTCCTATTCGGTCCGCTCGACTTGCATGTATTAGGCACGCCGCCAGCGTTCGTCCTGAGCCAGGATCAAACTCTCCATAGAAAGTTGATTGGCTTATTCTCAAGCTTCGGCGTCAACACCGCAAGATGTCGCTCGCCTTCGCTTTTCTTTGTGGACGCTTCGTTTTGTTCAGTTTTCAAGGAACATGCCTAAATGTGGAGCCTATCGGGATCGAACCGATGACCTCCTGCGTGCAAAGCAGGCGCTCTCCCAGCTGAGCTAAGGCCCCATATTCACTAAAATCGGGAAGACAGGATTCGAACCTGCGACCCCATGGTCCCAAACCATGTGCTCTACCAAGCTGAGCTACTTCCCGCTATGGCGCGCTCGAGAGGATTCGAACCCCTAACCTTCTGATCCGTAGTCAGATGCTCTATCCAATTGAGCTACGAGCGCACGTGCCGAGGGCCGGACTCGAACCGGCACGGTAGTTACCTACCCCAGGATTTTAAGTCCTGTGCGTCTGCCAATTCCGCCACCCCGGCGAATGATGGAGCGGAAGACGGGACTCGAACCCGCGACCCCCACCTTGGCAAGGTGGTGTTCTACCACTGAACTACTTCCGCATGCAACTTATGTATGCGGGTGAAGGGACTCGAACCCCCACGCCCGTAAAGGGCACTAGACCCTGAATCTAGCGCGTCTGCCAATTCCGCCACACCCGCAAAATGGTGAGCCATGGAGGACTCGAACCTCCGACCCTCTGATTAAAAGTCAGATGCTCTACCTACTGAGCTAATGGCTCATGTAATGAAGACACTCATTGTTTTTCGATGCCTCTTCCTCTACCAGCAAATTCGAAGATGTAGGATGCGTCGAGGCAACTCGGAGCAGATTCATGGAAGCTTAGGCTCGTTGCTCTACCTGCTGAGCTAATGGCTCATGTAATGAAGACACTCGTTGTTTTTTCGTTGCCTCTTCCTCTACCAGCGAATTCAAAGATGTTGGATGCGTCGAGGCAACTCGGAGCAGATTCATAGAAGCTTAGGCTCGTTGCTCCCCTACTGAGCTAATGGCTCATCTGCAATCAAGATACTCAGTATTCCGATGTCCCTTGCTCTTCTAGTCGATTCAATGACGCGGGATGTGTCGGGACAACTCGTAGTGAATTCACGGATGTTTAGCTCGTTACTTCTCACCAAGCTAATGTTTTTTACTAGAAATGGTGGAGGATGACGGGATCGAACCGCCGACCCCTTGCTTGTAAGGCAAGTGCTCTCCCAGCTGAGCTAATCCTCCATATAAACTTGCCTAGCGACGACCTACTCTTGC is a window encoding:
- a CDS encoding CtsR family transcriptional regulator, translating into MPNISDIIEQYLKQVLNMSDKDIVEIKRSEIASKFQCVPSQINYVINTRFTLERGYIVESKRGGGGYIRIMKVKAKSEAQLIDQLLELVGHRLSQSNAEDIIERLIEEKVISKREAKIMLSVMDRSVLYIDLPQRDELRARMLKAMLTSLKYK